The stretch of DNA TCCAATAATGTGTTATAGTTGAAACAGGCAATAGTTTCCTGAGGCAACTAGTTAGAAAGAGGGGTAAGGATATGACAACTGATGTTGCGCATCAATGTGCTGTAACGGTGATGGAAACATTAAGGCAGATCATGCCTACTGTTCGACCGGAGAAGAGCAAGCGTGGACCGGATGAATTATCATTCATCCAATTCCACGCCCTCATGTCGATAAAGCGGCATGAGGGGCTATCGCTATCGCAAGCGGCTGAGCATCTTGGAGCGACTATCTCTACCGCTTCGAAAATAATCGATGGGCTTGTTGAACGCGGAATGGTTTTCAGGACGACCGCAGATGAGGACCGGAGAAAATTAATGCTGAAATTGACACCTAGCGGAGAACGTGCAGTGGAAGAGATTCACCTCAAAACAATCGCCAATCTGACAGGAAAGTTGGAAACGCTCAGCCCAAGCGAATGTGCGATGGTGGAACTAGCCATGGGTATCTTGCGCTCAACCCTTATCTCTAGCGATCAACCTATACGAAAGAGTGAGTAACACCGATGAATAAATACATTTTAACATTAATGGTTCTTTTTGTAGCTTCATCTCTTATGGCAGCACCCTTATCGCTAAATGACTGCCTCAAGATTGCGTTGGATAATCAGGCGGATGTTCTGACGGCAATAAACAGTGTCACTATTTCTAAAAGCCAGGCGGCAAGAGCGATCAGCGGCTATTTCCCCCAAGTCTCAGTTAAAAGCAACCTTTTTACCGAAAATTCGGGGGGCGTTTTAAGCAATGTAAATACCGGAACCGCGCTGACGGTGAATCAGAACTTCTTCGATAGCGGCTTGAGAGAAATGAATGTTAAAGCTGCCAACTATGGGGTTGAGCAAAGTAAAGCCAGTCTAAACCGGACACTTCAGACGGTTATATTCAACGTGACGCAGTCTTACTACGAAGCGCTAAGGGCGAAGCATTTGAATCAAGTCGCTGAGACGAATGTGAAGTACAACGAAGGGCTGCGGGATGAAATCAAAACTCGCGCGGAGTTGGGCGACGCTGCAAAAGTAGATGTACTACCGTTCGAAGCGCAGCTTGCCAATGCGCGAGTAAGTTTTTTGAGAGCACAGAACTCAGTCAGAATAGCCTTAATCAACTTGCAAAGTTCATTAGGCCTTTCCACACAATCAGGTTTTG from bacterium encodes:
- a CDS encoding MarR family transcriptional regulator produces the protein MTTDVAHQCAVTVMETLRQIMPTVRPEKSKRGPDELSFIQFHALMSIKRHEGLSLSQAAEHLGATISTASKIIDGLVERGMVFRTTADEDRRKLMLKLTPSGERAVEEIHLKTIANLTGKLETLSPSECAMVELAMGILRSTLISSDQPIRKSE
- a CDS encoding TolC family protein → MNKYILTLMVLFVASSLMAAPLSLNDCLKIALDNQADVLTAINSVTISKSQAARAISGYFPQVSVKSNLFTENSGGVLSNVNTGTALTVNQNFFDSGLREMNVKAANYGVEQSKASLNRTLQTVIFNVTQSYYEALRAKHLNQVAETNVKYNEGLRDEIKTRAELGDAAKVDVLPFEAQLANARVSFLRAQNSVRIALINLQSSLGLSTQSGFDIQEINELPSAEMASLDSYFDVALQTRPDIMQAKARLGATRANVTTAEIEMFPRLEIYGNYQREINGGFDTDNSQIVGIIVFDIFNGGANQANLRQAKALRSNADIQEKQLYKDIRAQVEEAYLNFTSAKERMVASAIGLDAANLNYEAQKARYSQGIGITLDLLNAEVQVIIAQSNDVQARYDYYIAVAQLDYAVGKSGEANEK